The genomic region GCTCTTGCCCGCGAGCGAGTCGCGGCGCACTTTCAGCTTGTCCGCCACCGCAGAGATCGCCTGCGCGGCGGGGGAGTCCGGCTCGGAGATGACCACCGGGGTGCCGGTGTCGCCGTGCTCGCGAAGCTTGGGGTCGAGGGGGATGGAGCCCAGCAGCGACACGTCCGAATCCGTCAGCTGGGTCAGGCGCTCGGCCACCTGTTCGCCGCCGCCCTCGCCGAAGATGTTCATCACCGTGCCGTCTGGCATGGTCATGCCCGCCATGTTCTCGATCACGCCGGCGATCTTCTGGTCCGTCTGCTGCGCGATCGTGCCGGCGCGCTCCGCCACCTCGGCCGCAGCGGCCTGCGGGGTGGTCACGATGAGCAGCTCCGCGTTGGGCACGAGCTGGGCGACGGTGATGGCCACATCGCCGGTGCCGGGCGGCAAATCCATGAACAGCACGTCCAAATCGCCCCAGTACACGTCGGCGAGGAACTGCTGGATCGCGCGGGTAAGCATGGGCCCGCGCCACACGATCGGGGCGTTGCCCTCCACGAACTGGCCCACAGAGATGTGGCGCACGCCGTGGGCGATCGGGGGCATGATCATTTCGTCGACCACGGTCGGGCCCTGGTCCTCAGAACCCATCAGCCCCGGCACCGAGTGGCCGTAGATGTCCGCGTCGACCACGCCCACGCTCAACCCCTGCGCCGCCAGGGCGGTGGCCAGGTTCACGGTCATGGACGACTTGCCCACGCCGCCCTTGCCGGATGCCACCGCGTAGATGCGCGTGCGGGTGTCCGGGTCCGCGAAGGGGATCGCTGGCCCGGTCTGCTCGCCGCGCAGTTTCAGTGCGAGCGCGCGGCGCTGCTCGTCGCTCATGGTGTGCAGGGTGACGCTGACGTCGCCGACGCCGTCGAGCTCTTCGAGTACCGCGCGGGTGTTGGACTCGATGGTCTCGCGCATCGGGCAGCCGGCGATGGTCAGGTAGATGCCCACCGCCACGTCCGGGCCGGTGATGCGCACGGATTCGACCATGTCCAGCTCGGTGATGGGCTTGCCAATCTCCGGATCCTCCACCCGCTCGAGCGCGGCGAGGACGTCTGCTTCTGTGATTGTGTGTTCAGTAGCCATCTTGCCAAGCAGTATAACGGGGTAGCGGCCGGTTACAGATACACTGGTGGGCATGACAAATCCCATGAGCAATCCTGGACGTATGCCCGCGCGTGAGGTTCCCACGGGCTGGCCTGTCGGCAGCTTTCGCACCTACGCCGAGGCGCAGCAGGCGGTGGATGCCCTCTCCGACCAGGAATTCCCGGTGGAGAAGCTGTCCATCGTGGGTGTGGATCTGATGCAGGTGGAAAAGATCACCGGCCGGTTGACGTGGGGCAAGGTGCTGGGCACCGGCGCGCTGTCCGGTTTGTGGATGGGCCTGTTTCTGGGCCTGATCATGTCCGTGTTCACGGAGCCTGGCTCCGGCTGGGTGACGTTTACCTCCACGTTGCTCGTGGGCGCTGTCTTCGGCGCGGTTTTCGCCGCCGTGGCCTACGCGTTGACCGGCGGCAAACGCGATTTCTCCTCCGCCACCACGATTGTGGCGGGCCGCTACGACGTGCTGTGCGATCCGGATGCGGCGCCTCGCGCACGCGACCTCATCGCGGGGCAGCTGCCTATCGACGACGCTTCGCACCCCAACCCCAATGCGTAAGCCGAGACGCGCCCTGGCGGCGCTTACCGTTTCCGCGCTGGCACTCGCCGGGTGCGCGCCGGCGGGCATGCAAAGCACCAGCAAGACCCCGGTCGCCATCGGCGTCGACGCCGACAACCCGGAGCAGCTGGTGCTGGGCGAGATCTACAGCCGCGTGCTGCAGCAGCTGGGCCGGCCCACCAGCGTCACGGCGACGGACTTCTCCGCCGGCGACACGCTGCGCGTGCTGAAGGAGACGCCGATCGACTTCGTGGTGACGTGCACCGGCCGCCTGGTCGAAGAAACCGACGCCGCGGCCGCCGAGCGCCTCACTAAAGAGGCGAAGGCGGACACCGAGGGGATCTCCGACATGGTCTACGACGCGGCCGTGGCCGCCCTGCCGGGGACCGTGCGCACCGTGGACCCCTCGCCGGCGCAAGGCTGCGGGGCAAGCGGCGAGCTGCCGCAGAACGTGGTGCCACTGTTTTCCACCGCAGAGTTCGACCGCGGGGAAATCAACCGCCTGAACTTCATCACCCGTGTCCTGTCCACCAAGGCGCTCGGGGAGATGACTGAAGAGATCGAGTCTGGGGCAGACATGGAAGATACCCTTGCCGCCTGGATGATGGAGTACGCCCACATCGACGTCTACGCCGACGAGCTGGCCGACCCGGACGAGGACGCCGCCGAGGGCGATTCCGCCGACAGCGACGGCGCGCACTAGCCAGGCAGTAGCCGAACACGAGGAAGGGCCCCGGGGGTGAACCCCGGGGCCCTGGTGCTTGGGGGGCCGTGAGGCCCGTCGTCAAGCTACTTTGCGAATGCTTCCTCCAGGAGCTGCTTCTCCTCCTGCTGGTGCACCTTCGCCACACCGGTTGCGGTGGTGGACTGGGCGCGGCGGGACACGCGGACCATCTCCGGCATGTCCGGGATCAGGGTGCGCAGGTGCTCGTTGTAGAACGGCCATGCGCCCTGGTTTGCCGGCTCGTCCTGGACCCAGCGGATCTGCTTCGCGTTCGGGTAGTTCTTGAACGCGTCGGCGAGGCGGTTGAAGGGGATCGGGTGGAGCATCTCCACGCGGATGATCGCGATGTCGTCGCGGCCGTCCTCTTCCTTCTTCTTGGCCAGCTCCCAGTAGATCTTGCCGGAGCACAGCATGATGGTCTGCACCTTGTCCGTGTCGCCGACAACCTTGTTGCCGCGCTCGACGAAGTTCGGGTCGTCGATGACGGACTGGAAGCGATCCACCTCAATGAAGTCCGCCGGCTGGGACACAGCCGCCTTGTTGCGCAGCATGGACTTCGGGGTGAACACGACCAGCGGACGCTTCATCTCGCCGAGAGCCTGGCGGCGCAGCAGGTGGAAGTGGTTTGCCGGGGTGGACGGCTGGGCGATGGTCATCGAGCCCTCAGCGACGAGCTGCAGGTAGCGCTCGATGCGGGCGGAGGAGTGGTCCGGGCCCTGGCCTTCGTAGCCGTGCGGCAGCAGCGCGACCAGCGAAGACAGCTCGCCCCACTTGGTCTCGGAGGAGGACAGGTACTCGTCGATGATGGTCTGGGCACCGTTGGCGAAGTCGCCGAACTGCGCCTCCCAGGCCACCACGGCGTCCTTGTTACCCAGGGTGTAGCCGTACTCGAAGCCCATGCCCGCGTACTCGGTCAGGGCGGAGTTGAACACCTGGAAGTGGCCGCCGTTGCCGGACTCCTGCGCGTTGTGGTCCAGCGGGTTGTACGGCTCGGCGTTGTCCGGGTTGTACAGCACCGCGTGGCGCTGGGTGAAGGTGCCGCGCTGGGAGTCCTCGCCGGCGAGGCGGACGAACTTGCCCTGCTCGGCCAGGGAACCGAAGGCGAGCAGCTCGCCCCAGCCCCAGTCGATGTCGCCGTCGGTGAAGGAGCCGCCGCGCTTCTTCAGCACGGACTTCAGGCGCTTGTTCGGCGCGAAGTCCTCCGGCAGGGTGGCGTACGCGTCCGCCAGGCGCTTGAACTGCTCCTCGGGGATGTTGGTGTCCAGGCCGCGGGTGAGCTCCTGCGAGTCCGTGATGCCGGTCTGCTCGCTGGGCTTGCCCTTTTCCGCCTTGACGTCGGAGAAGACGGAATCCAGCTGGTCGTGGAAGTCCTGCGCAGCCTTCTCCGCGTCTTCCTCGGTGATGTCGCCGCGGCCGATGAGGTCCTGGGTGTAGCGGGTGCGCACGGACGGGTGGGACTGGATGCGCTCGTACATGACCGGCTGGGTCACGGTCGGGTCATCCGCCTCGTTGTGGCCGCGCAGGCGGTAGCAGATGAGGTCGATGAAGACGTCCTTGCCAAACTCGCGGCGGTACTCGGTGGCGAGTTGGGCAACCCACGCTGCAGCCTCCGGGTCGTCGCCGTTGACGTGGAACACCGGGCAGTCGAAGCCCTTGGCCAGGTCGGTGGCGTAGTAGGAGGAACGGCCGGAGTCCGGGGTGGTGGTGAAGCCGATCTGGTTGTTCACCACGATGTGGATGGTGCCGCCGACGGTGTAGCCCGGCAGGCGGGACAGGTTCAGCGTCTCCTGGACAATGCCCAGGCCGGTGAAGGAGGCGTCGCCGTGCAGCATCAGCGGAACGACCGGGTGATCCTCGCGGCCCTTGGTCAGCTTGATCTGGTCGGCCTTCGCGCGCGCCATGCCCACGAGCACCGGGTCGACGGCCTCGAGGTGGGACGGGTTGGCGGCCAGGGAGACCTTGATCTCGCCGTCGCCGAACATCTGGATGTGCTCGCCCTCGAAGCCGAGGTGGTACTTCACGTCGCCGGAGCCGCCGGGCTGGGCTGCGCGAACGTTGCCCTCGAACTCGTTGAAGATGGTGGCGACCGGCTTGCCCACGATGTTGAACAGCACGTTGAGGCGGCCGCGGTGCGGCATGCCGAT from Corynebacterium fournieri harbors:
- a CDS encoding general stress protein produces the protein MTNPMSNPGRMPAREVPTGWPVGSFRTYAEAQQAVDALSDQEFPVEKLSIVGVDLMQVEKITGRLTWGKVLGTGALSGLWMGLFLGLIMSVFTEPGSGWVTFTSTLLVGAVFGAVFAAVAYALTGGKRDFSSATTIVAGRYDVLCDPDAAPRARDLIAGQLPIDDASHPNPNA
- a CDS encoding Mrp/NBP35 family ATP-binding protein encodes the protein MATEHTITEADVLAALERVEDPEIGKPITELDMVESVRITGPDVAVGIYLTIAGCPMRETIESNTRAVLEELDGVGDVSVTLHTMSDEQRRALALKLRGEQTGPAIPFADPDTRTRIYAVASGKGGVGKSSMTVNLATALAAQGLSVGVVDADIYGHSVPGLMGSEDQGPTVVDEMIMPPIAHGVRHISVGQFVEGNAPIVWRGPMLTRAIQQFLADVYWGDLDVLFMDLPPGTGDVAITVAQLVPNAELLIVTTPQAAAAEVAERAGTIAQQTDQKIAGVIENMAGMTMPDGTVMNIFGEGGGEQVAERLTQLTDSDVSLLGSIPLDPKLREHGDTGTPVVISEPDSPAAQAISAVADKLKVRRDSLAGKSLNPRVK
- a CDS encoding multifunctional oxoglutarate decarboxylase/oxoglutarate dehydrogenase thiamine pyrophosphate-binding subunit/dihydrolipoyllysine-residue succinyltransferase subunit, which gives rise to MSSENTFGQNSWLVDEMFQQYKDDPNSVDAEWRELFENQGAPKTAKGTPTVTPSAEGASTPKTDPKVARSTGAPSQDGRATKVDEAAAKVAAKPKRNTAPAKSSPLDKVNQVEAEAGEFQLKGAFKAIAKNMNESLEVPTATTVRDMPVKLMFENRALINDHLKRTRGGKVSFTHILGYAIVLATKLHPDMNKNYKEDGSKSFAVQPEHINLGLAIDLPGKNGSRSLVVAAIKECENKTFSEFVDAYEDIVARARDGKLTMDDFSGVTIQLTNPGGIGTRHSIPRLTKGQGTIVGVGAMDYPAEFAGASEDRLAELGVGKLVTLTSTYDHRVIQGAESGEFLRDISQLLIDDKFWDEVFRSLEIPFSPLRWAQDEPNTGINKDTRVMQLIEAYRSRGHLIADTNPLHWHQPGLPKPDSRDLLMETHGLTLWDLDRVFHVGGFGGKEQMTLREVMSRLRAAYTLKVGSEFSHIMDRDEREWLRDRVEAGMPKPTGAEQKYILQKLNAAEAFENFLQTKYLGQKRFSLEGAETLIPLMDAIIDTAAGQGLEEVVIGMPHRGRLNVLFNIVGKPVATIFNEFEGNVRAAQPGGSGDVKYHLGFEGEHIQMFGDGEIKVSLAANPSHLEAVDPVLVGMARAKADQIKLTKGREDHPVVPLMLHGDASFTGLGIVQETLNLSRLPGYTVGGTIHIVVNNQIGFTTTPDSGRSSYYATDLAKGFDCPVFHVNGDDPEAAAWVAQLATEYRREFGKDVFIDLICYRLRGHNEADDPTVTQPVMYERIQSHPSVRTRYTQDLIGRGDITEEDAEKAAQDFHDQLDSVFSDVKAEKGKPSEQTGITDSQELTRGLDTNIPEEQFKRLADAYATLPEDFAPNKRLKSVLKKRGGSFTDGDIDWGWGELLAFGSLAEQGKFVRLAGEDSQRGTFTQRHAVLYNPDNAEPYNPLDHNAQESGNGGHFQVFNSALTEYAGMGFEYGYTLGNKDAVVAWEAQFGDFANGAQTIIDEYLSSSETKWGELSSLVALLPHGYEGQGPDHSSARIERYLQLVAEGSMTIAQPSTPANHFHLLRRQALGEMKRPLVVFTPKSMLRNKAAVSQPADFIEVDRFQSVIDDPNFVERGNKVVGDTDKVQTIMLCSGKIYWELAKKKEEDGRDDIAIIRVEMLHPIPFNRLADAFKNYPNAKQIRWVQDEPANQGAWPFYNEHLRTLIPDMPEMVRVSRRAQSTTATGVAKVHQQEEKQLLEEAFAK